One window of Desulfovibrio subterraneus genomic DNA carries:
- the hrpB gene encoding ATP-dependent helicase HrpB: protein MHILPIDTILPDLLTSLEHTPNALLHAPPGAGKTTRVPLALLSAGWLGERRVLVLEPRRIAARAAAGFMARALGEEVGRTVGYRIRHETRVSAATRIEVVTEGVLTRLLQADPELSGYGIIIFDEFHERSIHADLGLALCTESQAALRDNLRLLVMSATLDCAPVASLLGRDGTPCPVISSEGRSYPVEVRHVPPPRRHMQSSGVHLDDAHAASVIRHALANDTGSVLVFLPGAGEIRRIAAMLESTTLPENVSVHPFYGDLSASEQDAAITPAPAGTRKVVLATSIAETSLTIEGVRVVVDCGLSRLPRFDPGSGMTRLVTERVSLAAATQRQGRAGRLEPGTCYRLWDVAEEHSMRSFAAPEIAEADLAALVLELAAWGIAGYDGALALPWLTPPPQGNYQQACTLLRDLGALDEALRITPHGSELLSLPLHPRLGHMVLTAARSGEGGTACVVAALLSDRDSRQTGADMRHRMAECAGLTQPQSDQSQSGTPERAMSGGRNRMADTVQHIMRTVRHAIPDAAFRRADPEAAGECLALAYPDRIAQQRGNGTFRLSGGKTAYLPPEDPLARESFLAVGELDGNAARARIWRAAPVGSDLLEELFADRVTQGSFVVWDSRTEAVAARSQKRLGALILADAPLADAGSADVTDVVVEGIRSIGLHCLPWTAEATALRARIQFLRAVDAAGCETKDETTSAWESVWPDLSDTALLDTLPQWLGPFLNGITRRSQFKSLDLCAAITALLDWPMQQRLDRDAPTHLEVPSGSRIRLDYTEQGGPTLPVKLQEMFGAKETPAIAGGRFPLLVHLLSPAGRPLQVTRDLVSFWKNGYPAVRAEMRGRYPRHPWPEDPTTARPTRHVTKRMQQG from the coding sequence ATGCATATACTCCCCATAGACACCATACTGCCCGATCTGCTCACGAGCCTTGAGCATACGCCGAATGCCCTGCTCCATGCCCCGCCCGGCGCAGGTAAGACAACCCGCGTTCCCCTTGCCCTGCTCAGTGCGGGCTGGCTGGGAGAACGGCGTGTCCTCGTGCTTGAACCCCGCCGCATTGCCGCCCGCGCGGCAGCCGGATTCATGGCCCGCGCTCTGGGGGAAGAGGTGGGCAGAACCGTTGGCTACCGCATTCGCCACGAAACCCGTGTTTCCGCAGCCACCCGCATAGAAGTGGTGACGGAAGGCGTACTCACGCGCCTGCTGCAGGCAGACCCCGAACTTTCCGGGTACGGCATCATCATCTTCGACGAATTTCATGAGCGCAGCATCCACGCCGACCTCGGCCTTGCCCTGTGTACGGAATCGCAGGCCGCCCTGCGCGACAACCTGCGCCTGCTTGTCATGTCCGCCACGTTGGACTGCGCCCCCGTTGCCTCCCTGCTGGGCAGGGACGGCACACCCTGCCCCGTCATTTCCAGCGAGGGACGATCTTACCCAGTAGAAGTGCGCCACGTTCCGCCACCCCGTCGGCACATGCAGTCTTCCGGCGTACATCTTGATGATGCCCACGCCGCTTCCGTCATCCGGCACGCCCTTGCCAATGACACGGGCTCCGTTCTCGTATTTCTCCCCGGTGCCGGAGAAATACGCCGCATCGCCGCCATGCTCGAAAGCACCACCCTGCCGGAGAATGTGAGCGTCCATCCGTTCTACGGAGACCTCAGCGCATCGGAGCAGGACGCCGCCATTACACCGGCACCGGCAGGCACACGCAAGGTGGTGCTTGCAACCAGTATTGCGGAAACGTCCCTGACCATCGAGGGCGTGCGCGTGGTCGTGGATTGCGGACTTTCCCGTCTGCCCCGTTTCGATCCGGGCAGCGGCATGACGCGGCTGGTGACGGAACGGGTATCGCTCGCCGCCGCAACCCAGCGGCAGGGCCGTGCCGGACGTCTGGAACCCGGCACCTGCTACCGTCTGTGGGATGTGGCAGAAGAACATTCCATGCGCTCCTTTGCCGCACCGGAAATCGCCGAAGCCGACCTTGCAGCACTTGTGCTTGAGCTGGCCGCATGGGGCATTGCCGGATATGACGGAGCACTTGCCCTGCCGTGGCTCACGCCGCCTCCGCAAGGAAATTACCAGCAGGCCTGCACCCTGCTCCGCGACCTTGGCGCACTGGACGAGGCCCTGCGCATAACACCCCATGGCTCTGAGCTGCTTTCTCTGCCCCTGCATCCGCGCCTCGGACACATGGTTCTCACGGCGGCACGCTCAGGCGAAGGCGGCACGGCCTGTGTTGTTGCCGCGCTTCTTTCCGACCGCGACAGCAGACAGACGGGAGCGGACATGCGTCATCGCATGGCGGAATGCGCTGGCCTAACGCAGCCGCAATCCGATCAGTCGCAATCCGGCACGCCGGAACGCGCCATGAGCGGAGGCCGCAACCGCATGGCCGACACGGTGCAACACATCATGCGCACAGTCCGCCACGCCATCCCCGACGCCGCATTCAGACGGGCCGATCCCGAAGCGGCCGGAGAGTGCCTGGCCCTTGCCTACCCCGACCGCATCGCCCAGCAGCGCGGCAACGGCACCTTCCGCCTTTCCGGTGGCAAGACAGCCTACCTGCCTCCGGAAGATCCCCTTGCACGTGAATCCTTTCTCGCCGTGGGAGAGCTGGATGGCAACGCCGCACGGGCGCGCATATGGCGGGCGGCTCCCGTTGGCAGCGACCTGCTGGAAGAATTGTTTGCAGACCGCGTAACGCAAGGCTCGTTCGTGGTGTGGGACAGCAGGACCGAAGCCGTGGCGGCCCGTTCGCAGAAGCGTCTTGGCGCGCTCATATTAGCGGATGCCCCGCTGGCGGACGCAGGCAGCGCGGATGTGACCGATGTCGTGGTGGAAGGGATACGTTCCATCGGGCTGCACTGCCTCCCGTGGACAGCGGAAGCCACAGCGCTGCGAGCCAGAATACAATTCCTGCGCGCCGTGGATGCGGCAGGCTGCGAGACGAAGGACGAAACAACCAGCGCGTGGGAATCCGTCTGGCCCGATCTTTCCGATACCGCCCTGCTCGACACGCTCCCGCAGTGGCTCGGCCCATTCCTCAACGGCATAACCCGCCGCAGCCAGTTCAAGTCTCTGGACCTGTGCGCCGCCATCACCGCACTGCTCGACTGGCCCATGCAGCAACGGCTGGACAGGGATGCTCCCACCCATCTTGAGGTACCTTCCGGTTCCCGCATCCGGCTGGACTATACGGAACAGGGCGGCCCGACCCTGCCGGTCAAACTGCAGGAAATGTTCGGTGCAAAGGAAACACCTGCCATCGCAGGTGGCCGGTTCCCGCTGCTGGTACACCTGCTCTCACCAGCCGGAAGACCGCTGCAGGTCACCCGCGACCTCGTCTCCTTCTGGAAAAACGGCTACCCTGCCGTGCGGGCGGAAATGCGTGGCCGCTACCCCAGACACCCGTGGCCCGAAGACCCGACCACGGCCCGGCCCACCCGCCATGTAACGAAACGCATGCAGCAGGGGTAA
- a CDS encoding substrate-binding periplasmic protein yields the protein MPVIIPLFRLCRSVLALSFYTVALTCLWLTFNPSPAWSAPPQAAGEPHTAAAPATIGSITFMTEDYPPYNYYENGNLKGISVDILHSVLTRLRVPEDDKRIRILPWARGYKTVLETPNTCLFSMNRSPEREQLFQWVGPIAPNTIVVLARKDRHITVSNGDDLNNYTIATIQDDIAHNMLLKHGYLDNKIVKNPYATSIIEMLNRKRVDAWAYDETVARYFIRQAGYTPNDYERVFLLDSFDTYFAFNWDTDPQLVQKFREAFNALKEEGKVEEIIHSYTK from the coding sequence ATGCCAGTCATCATCCCCCTGTTCAGGTTATGCAGAAGCGTGCTTGCTCTGTCATTTTACACAGTTGCCCTCACCTGCCTGTGGCTGACATTCAATCCGTCACCGGCATGGAGCGCCCCGCCGCAGGCTGCAGGCGAACCCCATACGGCTGCCGCGCCCGCCACAATCGGCTCCATCACGTTCATGACGGAAGACTATCCTCCGTATAATTACTACGAGAACGGAAACCTCAAAGGCATCTCGGTGGACATTCTCCACAGTGTTCTGACCCGCCTGCGGGTGCCGGAAGATGACAAGCGCATCAGAATACTGCCTTGGGCGCGGGGATACAAAACAGTGCTTGAAACCCCCAACACCTGCCTGTTCTCCATGAACAGAAGTCCTGAACGGGAACAGCTGTTCCAGTGGGTCGGCCCCATTGCTCCCAACACCATCGTCGTTCTGGCCCGCAAGGACAGGCACATCACCGTCAGCAACGGCGACGATCTCAACAATTACACCATTGCCACCATTCAGGACGACATAGCCCACAACATGCTGCTCAAGCACGGCTATCTGGACAACAAGATCGTCAAAAACCCATACGCCACAAGCATTATCGAAATGCTCAACAGAAAAAGAGTGGATGCATGGGCCTATGATGAAACCGTGGCCCGCTACTTCATCAGGCAGGCAGGCTACACCCCCAACGATTATGAACGGGTGTTCCTGCTTGATTCGTTCGACACCTATTTCGCCTTCAACTGGGATACGGACCCGCAACTGGTGCAGAAGTTCAGAGAAGCATTCAACGCACTGAAGGAAGAAGGCAAGGTGGAGGAGATCATCCACAGCTATACGAAGTAG
- a CDS encoding substrate-binding periplasmic protein gives MTEQYPPFNYRDGGRLKGISIDILNGMLKEMNATISSNNVRHLPWARAYKTVLQTPGTCLFVMTRTPDREHLFRWVGPIMPTTIAIMAPKSAHLIIRQLADLKKYTIAALPDDIGHTLLVKNGQPLAKLTTNPYAEGIIEMMLKKRVDAWAYEESVASFFIRKCGHDPHEFESVFVLTQAELYFAFNIETPDHIISTFQRAFDTIKAHGDVDEIIHRYIP, from the coding sequence ATGACCGAGCAGTACCCCCCGTTCAACTATCGTGACGGAGGACGACTCAAGGGCATCTCCATTGATATTCTGAATGGGATGCTGAAGGAAATGAATGCCACCATTTCCTCAAACAATGTCCGGCACCTTCCGTGGGCGCGGGCCTACAAGACCGTGCTGCAGACTCCGGGCACCTGTCTTTTCGTAATGACGCGCACCCCCGACCGCGAACACCTGTTCCGGTGGGTGGGTCCCATCATGCCCACAACCATTGCCATTATGGCCCCCAAAAGTGCGCACCTGATCATCCGGCAACTTGCCGATCTGAAGAAATACACCATTGCCGCCCTGCCTGACGACATCGGGCATACCCTGCTGGTCAAGAACGGGCAGCCGCTCGCAAAACTGACAACCAATCCATATGCAGAGGGCATCATAGAAATGATGCTTAAAAAAAGAGTGGATGCATGGGCATATGAGGAATCTGTCGCTTCGTTCTTCATTCGCAAGTGCGGGCATGATCCGCACGAATTCGAATCCGTATTTGTGCTTACGCAGGCAGAACTCTACTTTGCCTTCAATATTGAAACACCTGACCACATCATCAGTACATTTCAACGTGCCTTTGACACCATAAAAGCGCATGGAGATGTTGACGAAATAATCCATCGCTACATTCCGTAG
- a CDS encoding universal stress protein, translated as MELPILNNFLVPVDGGESSRRAKRYAVALAQKCGAKVILFYAHGQISGRIGGEDRQKVVQKNLEGIDKVFAIYEDGFKEAGVEFETVVASGEPSEAIIKAACEHNCGMIIMGAKGQTGMRKVLGSVASKVSSTSPIPVLVVGTECDCTNSCGKECMWKWRFEPVPNLQEKCCRQ; from the coding sequence ATGGAACTACCTATTCTCAACAATTTTCTGGTCCCGGTTGATGGCGGCGAATCTTCCCGCAGGGCAAAGCGGTATGCAGTGGCACTCGCGCAGAAGTGCGGCGCCAAGGTGATTCTTTTCTACGCACACGGCCAGATTTCCGGCCGCATCGGCGGTGAAGACCGTCAGAAAGTAGTGCAGAAGAATCTCGAAGGCATCGACAAGGTTTTCGCCATCTACGAAGACGGCTTCAAGGAAGCCGGAGTTGAATTTGAAACCGTGGTTGCTTCCGGTGAACCGTCGGAAGCCATCATCAAGGCCGCCTGTGAACACAACTGCGGCATGATCATCATGGGTGCCAAGGGGCAGACCGGCATGCGCAAGGTGCTTGGCTCCGTGGCAAGCAAGGTGAGCTCCACCAGCCCCATTCCCGTGCTCGTAGTGGGTACTGAATGTGACTGCACCAATTCCTGCGGCAAGGAATGCATGTGGAAGTGGCGTTTTGAGCCGGTTCCCAACCTGCAGGAAAAGTGCTGCAGACAGTAG
- a CDS encoding formate--tetrahydrofolate ligase: MQLDVNNIKTLDPKDHPDWEVAQDAESRMKTIYKLGDEMGLEERELLPYGHYMGKIDYRSVLKRLADKPNGKFVNVTAINPTPLGEGKSTTTIGLVQGLGRRGKKASAAIRQPSGGPTMGVKGSAAGGGRSQCIPLTPFSLGFTGDINAIMNAHNLAMTALTARMQHERNYSDEKLLKLSGMPRLDVDPTRISMGWVIDYCAQALRNIVIGMDGVNGAQDGYMMRSKFDIAVSSEVMAILAVSKDLKDLRERMGKIIMCYDKFGKPLTTKDFEVDGAMTAWLVDAVNPNLIQTLEGQPVIVHAGPFANIAIGQSSIIADQVGLKLSDYHVTESGFGADIGYEKFWNLKCHYSGLTPDASVVVATVRALKCHGGAPMPVPGKKLPEAYTTENVEWVEKGCANLLHHVNIVKKSGVSPVVCINAFVTDTPNEIRKIRELCEAAGARVAVSKHWEYGGEGALELADAVMDACNDKTTFTPLYDWSMPMRQRIEKVATEVYGADGVDYSFEAKARLESIENDTELSKLGLCMVKTHLSLSDDPTLKGVPKGWRLKVRDVLTFGGAGFVVPVAGSISLMPGTGSNPSFRRIDVDTDTGRVEGLF, from the coding sequence ATGCAGCTGGATGTGAACAACATTAAAACGTTGGACCCCAAGGATCATCCTGACTGGGAAGTCGCGCAGGACGCCGAATCCCGCATGAAGACCATATATAAGCTTGGTGACGAGATGGGCCTTGAGGAGCGCGAGCTGCTGCCCTATGGTCACTACATGGGCAAAATTGATTACCGCAGCGTGCTCAAGCGCCTTGCGGACAAGCCTAACGGCAAGTTCGTGAACGTAACCGCCATCAACCCCACACCGCTGGGCGAAGGCAAGTCCACCACCACCATCGGCCTGGTGCAGGGCCTCGGCCGCAGGGGCAAAAAGGCTTCTGCCGCCATCCGCCAGCCCTCCGGCGGCCCCACCATGGGGGTGAAAGGCTCCGCCGCAGGCGGCGGCCGCTCGCAGTGCATTCCGCTCACGCCGTTTTCTCTCGGCTTCACCGGCGACATTAACGCCATCATGAACGCCCACAACCTTGCCATGACCGCGCTTACCGCGCGCATGCAGCATGAGCGCAACTATTCCGACGAAAAGCTGCTCAAGCTTTCCGGCATGCCGCGCCTTGACGTGGACCCCACCCGCATCTCCATGGGCTGGGTCATAGACTACTGTGCGCAGGCGCTGCGTAACATCGTCATCGGCATGGACGGCGTGAACGGTGCGCAGGACGGCTACATGATGCGCTCCAAGTTCGATATCGCCGTATCGTCCGAAGTCATGGCCATTCTTGCCGTTTCCAAGGACCTGAAGGACCTGCGCGAGCGCATGGGCAAGATCATCATGTGCTACGACAAGTTCGGCAAGCCGCTCACCACCAAGGATTTCGAGGTGGATGGCGCCATGACCGCATGGCTTGTGGATGCCGTGAACCCCAACCTTATCCAGACGCTCGAAGGCCAGCCCGTTATCGTGCATGCCGGTCCCTTCGCCAACATCGCCATCGGCCAGAGCTCCATCATCGCCGATCAGGTGGGTCTCAAACTTTCCGACTATCATGTCACGGAATCCGGCTTCGGTGCCGACATCGGCTACGAGAAGTTCTGGAACCTCAAGTGCCACTACAGCGGCCTTACGCCCGATGCCTCGGTTGTCGTGGCCACGGTGCGCGCGCTCAAGTGTCATGGCGGTGCGCCCATGCCCGTCCCCGGTAAGAAGCTGCCGGAAGCCTATACCACCGAGAACGTGGAATGGGTGGAAAAGGGCTGCGCCAACCTGCTGCACCATGTGAACATCGTGAAGAAATCCGGTGTATCCCCCGTGGTGTGCATCAACGCCTTTGTCACGGACACCCCGAACGAGATCAGAAAGATCCGCGAACTGTGCGAGGCCGCCGGTGCCCGCGTGGCTGTTTCCAAGCACTGGGAATACGGCGGCGAAGGAGCGCTTGAGCTGGCAGATGCCGTTATGGACGCCTGCAACGACAAGACTACCTTCACCCCGCTGTATGACTGGTCCATGCCTATGCGTCAGCGTATCGAAAAGGTGGCAACGGAAGTCTACGGCGCAGACGGCGTGGATTATTCATTTGAAGCCAAGGCTCGTCTCGAATCCATCGAGAACGATACCGAGCTTTCCAAGCTTGGCCTGTGCATGGTCAAGACGCACCTCTCGCTTTCCGACGATCCCACCCTCAAGGGTGTACCCAAGGGCTGGAGGCTCAAAGTGCGCGATGTGCTCACCTTCGGCGGGGCCGGATTCGTGGTGCCTGTGGCCGGTTCCATATCCCTCATGCCGGGAACGGGGTCAAACCCCTCGTTCAGGCGCATAGACGTGGATACGGATACGGGCCGCGTGGAAGGATTGTTCTAA
- the folD gene encoding bifunctional methylenetetrahydrofolate dehydrogenase/methenyltetrahydrofolate cyclohydrolase FolD, whose amino-acid sequence MSAEIISGTDMRTAILEELASEVEAMKAKHGKVPGLVTILVGENPASVSYVTLKVKTALKLGFHEIQDSQPESISEEELLALIERYNQDPDIHGILVQLPLPKHINEEKVIYAINPDKDVDGFHPVNLGRMVIGGDNGGFLPCTPAGIQEMIVRSGTETSGAEVVVVGRSNIVGKPISVMMGQKGRGANSTVTMVHTRTHDIAEHCKRADILIVAAGVPGLVKPDWIKPGATVIDVGVNRVGTSTTGKAILSGDVDFAEACKVAGKITPVPGGVGPMTIAMLMKNTVKSAWMHLERTMADTLPR is encoded by the coding sequence ATGAGCGCGGAAATTATCAGCGGCACCGACATGCGTACCGCCATTCTGGAAGAACTTGCCTCTGAAGTTGAGGCAATGAAGGCCAAGCACGGCAAGGTTCCGGGGCTGGTCACCATTCTGGTGGGTGAAAACCCCGCCTCGGTCAGCTATGTCACCCTGAAGGTGAAAACAGCCCTCAAGCTGGGCTTTCACGAAATTCAGGACAGCCAGCCCGAGTCCATTTCAGAAGAGGAGCTTCTCGCCCTCATCGAACGGTACAATCAGGACCCGGATATTCATGGCATTCTGGTGCAGCTGCCCCTGCCCAAGCACATCAACGAAGAAAAGGTCATCTACGCCATCAATCCTGACAAGGACGTGGACGGCTTTCACCCCGTCAACCTCGGCCGCATGGTCATAGGCGGCGACAACGGCGGGTTCCTTCCCTGCACGCCTGCGGGCATTCAGGAAATGATCGTGCGTTCCGGTACCGAGACCAGCGGTGCGGAAGTGGTTGTTGTGGGCCGCTCCAACATCGTGGGCAAGCCCATTTCCGTCATGATGGGCCAGAAGGGCCGTGGCGCGAACAGCACCGTCACCATGGTGCACACCCGCACCCATGACATTGCCGAACACTGCAAGCGTGCCGATATTCTTATCGTTGCCGCCGGTGTTCCCGGTCTGGTGAAGCCCGACTGGATCAAGCCCGGTGCCACCGTTATCGACGTGGGCGTGAACCGCGTGGGTACCAGCACCACGGGCAAGGCCATTCTTTCCGGCGATGTGGATTTTGCCGAGGCCTGCAAGGTTGCCGGCAAGATCACGCCTGTTCCCGGCGGCGTGGGTCCCATGACCATTGCCATGCTGATGAAGAACACCGTAAAGTCGGCCTGGATGCATCTTGAACGCACAATGGCCGACACCCTGCCCAGATAG
- a CDS encoding NADH-quinone oxidoreductase subunit NuoE family protein, translated as MSCCNHSHGVASGCCGTAENDSEITPEQWAEVHAIIARHKETPGALITVLREAQGVVGYFPIELLDCIAEGMNIPASDVFGVVSFYSLFSLNPKGRHTIKVCTGTACYVKGIREVINRIASEYGIREGETTEDRRFDLEGVRCLGACGLAPVMVVGEDTHGAVSADRVLELLKKYT; from the coding sequence ATGAGCTGTTGCAATCATTCGCATGGCGTTGCTTCGGGCTGCTGCGGAACCGCGGAAAACGATTCCGAAATCACCCCCGAACAGTGGGCAGAGGTGCACGCCATCATCGCCCGTCACAAGGAAACTCCGGGTGCGCTCATCACCGTGCTGCGCGAGGCGCAGGGCGTGGTGGGATACTTCCCGATCGAGCTTCTGGACTGCATTGCCGAGGGCATGAACATTCCTGCCAGCGACGTGTTTGGCGTGGTTTCGTTTTATTCCCTGTTTTCGCTCAACCCCAAGGGCCGTCACACCATCAAGGTGTGCACGGGCACTGCCTGCTACGTGAAGGGCATTCGCGAGGTCATCAACCGCATTGCCTCGGAATACGGCATTCGCGAGGGGGAAACCACCGAGGACCGCCGCTTTGACCTTGAAGGCGTGCGCTGTCTTGGTGCCTGCGGCCTTGCGCCTGTCATGGTTGTCGGGGAAGATACGCACGGAGCCGTATCTGCCGACAGAGTGCTTGAACTGCTCAAGAAGTACACCTAG
- the nuoF gene encoding NADH-quinone oxidoreductase subunit NuoF, protein MTVQHDNACCCTAARRLTVDDLAVMREEYAARLHAPNMRHIFICGGTGCHATGSIAVKNRLVEEVAARGLTDTVRIVETGCNGFCALGPLLLVHPENIFYQKLAADDIPELVEEQLVHGRQVERLLYRDPQTKKPIPHFGDIPFFARQQPWTLRNKGVINPESVEDYIGRDGYRGTARALLEMTPESIVQEMLTSGLRGRGGAGFPTGMKWQFAQRSAGDVKYVLCNADEGDPGAFMDRSILEADPHAVLEGMIIAARAINAYQGYIYCRSEYPLAVRRVQIAIEQARALGLLGHNILGSGFDFDVEIYQGAGAFVCGEETALMRSIEGKRGMPRPRPPFPAHKGLWEKPTILNNVETLANVAQIMLNGGAWYASVGTEKSKGTKVFALSGDVNNIGLVEVPMGTPLRSIVYDIGGGIPKKRKLKAVQLGGPSGGCIPEAYLDVIIDYEEIAKVGAIMGSGGAIVMDDRTCMVDMARFFLDFIQDESCGKCTPCREGTRRQLELLEKICAGKGEDGDIELLEELSSMITESALCGLGQTASNPVLSALRYFRDEFDAHIKQKKCPAKRCAALLDFTVNADKCKKCGKCFQTCPVQAIAWQKKEVAVINRDICVRCMSCFEACPFDAID, encoded by the coding sequence ATGACGGTACAACATGATAACGCTTGCTGCTGTACAGCCGCCCGCCGTCTGACGGTGGACGACCTTGCAGTCATGCGCGAAGAGTATGCGGCCCGCCTGCATGCGCCGAACATGCGGCACATCTTTATCTGCGGCGGCACGGGCTGCCATGCCACCGGCAGCATAGCGGTGAAGAACCGCCTTGTGGAAGAAGTGGCCGCGCGCGGCCTGACGGATACCGTGCGTATTGTGGAAACGGGCTGTAACGGCTTTTGCGCGCTCGGCCCGCTGCTGCTGGTGCATCCGGAGAACATCTTTTACCAGAAGCTTGCTGCTGATGACATTCCCGAACTCGTGGAAGAGCAGCTTGTGCACGGCAGGCAGGTGGAACGCCTGCTGTATCGTGACCCGCAGACAAAAAAGCCCATTCCGCATTTCGGCGATATTCCTTTTTTCGCCCGCCAGCAGCCGTGGACCCTGCGCAACAAGGGCGTGATCAACCCTGAATCCGTCGAGGACTACATAGGCCGCGACGGGTATCGCGGCACGGCCAGAGCCCTGCTGGAAATGACGCCCGAATCCATTGTGCAGGAAATGCTCACCTCCGGCCTTCGCGGTCGCGGCGGGGCAGGGTTCCCCACGGGGATGAAGTGGCAGTTTGCCCAGCGCAGCGCGGGCGATGTGAAATACGTGCTCTGCAACGCGGATGAGGGCGACCCCGGTGCCTTCATGGACCGCTCCATTCTGGAAGCGGACCCCCATGCCGTGCTGGAAGGCATGATCATCGCGGCCCGCGCCATTAACGCGTATCAGGGCTACATCTACTGTCGTTCCGAATATCCCCTGGCCGTGCGCCGTGTGCAGATAGCCATAGAACAGGCCCGTGCACTTGGTCTGCTCGGTCACAATATTCTCGGTTCCGGCTTTGATTTCGACGTGGAAATCTATCAGGGCGCTGGCGCTTTCGTCTGCGGCGAAGAAACCGCGCTCATGCGATCCATCGAGGGCAAGCGCGGCATGCCGCGTCCGCGTCCTCCGTTCCCTGCGCACAAGGGGCTGTGGGAAAAACCCACCATCCTCAATAACGTGGAAACGCTGGCCAACGTTGCGCAGATTATGCTCAACGGCGGTGCGTGGTACGCCTCTGTGGGAACGGAAAAGAGCAAGGGTACCAAGGTGTTCGCGCTCTCCGGCGATGTGAACAACATCGGCCTTGTGGAAGTGCCCATGGGTACCCCCCTGCGCAGCATTGTCTATGACATCGGCGGCGGCATTCCCAAAAAGCGCAAGCTCAAGGCCGTGCAGCTCGGCGGTCCTTCCGGCGGGTGTATTCCCGAGGCATATCTTGATGTCATCATCGACTATGAAGAGATAGCCAAGGTCGGCGCCATCATGGGCTCCGGCGGTGCCATTGTCATGGACGACCGCACTTGCATGGTGGATATGGCCCGCTTCTTCCTTGATTTCATTCAGGACGAAAGCTGCGGCAAGTGTACTCCCTGCCGGGAAGGCACGCGCCGCCAGCTTGAACTGCTGGAAAAGATATGCGCAGGCAAGGGCGAAGATGGCGATATCGAGCTGCTGGAAGAGCTTTCTTCCATGATTACGGAATCGGCTCTGTGCGGGCTGGGGCAGACGGCGTCCAACCCTGTGCTTTCCGCCCTGCGGTATTTCCGCGATGAGTTCGATGCCCACATCAAGCAGAAGAAGTGTCCTGCCAAGCGCTGCGCCGCGCTGCTCGATTTCACGGTCAACGCGGACAAGTGCAAGAAGTGCGGCAAGTGCTTCCAGACCTGCCCTGTGCAGGCCATTGCGTGGCAGAAAAAGGAAGTGGCTGTGATCAATCGCGATATCTGTGTGCGCTGCATGAGCTGCTTCGAGGCATGCCCCTTTGATGCCATAGACTAG